Proteins from one Pontibacter korlensis genomic window:
- a CDS encoding PA14 domain-containing protein, with amino-acid sequence MNTKTSNLSKRAGRAVVAQLFAYILFVLLPSTVLAQSYSGPLVITKGGTYKGNWESKDSEVAAVEIRTSEPVIIENSNIRGAGYLIKSWGYSVNLTVRHTNGYGIQQTPWRDYKKPRRFVTVNNFQNLVVENCYMESTAGIYAGTRYEGDNSSSEGIRIRYNVAKNIDGRVYGGDKEHSQFVQFNFKGAIRHAEVAWNQVINEADKSLVEDNINIYNTRGFAGSPIRIHNNYIQGAYPAPANGTKYSGGGIITDGDAGINDCPAYIEAYENQLIGLGNYSMGIAGGNNIRYHHNRAVNAATFDNGSKYSMYTSGLWSKDYYHQNTTFANSVDNNVVGIVAWGYNNNRNDVSVAENADFKNNTFLPNPITKQSEKDEFSMWQSKLSKNGIVLGPNGSASATPANQAPTVAITSPTANSNVAFGTSIVINANANDTDGSVTKVEFYQGAVKLGEDTSAPFSYTWNNVAVGTYSLTAKAYDNAGASKTSSAVSVNVEKQVVEEAPVASTEQAPSSNTAAGTGKITHDFWANIHGAGVSVVPVNQTPTSSSELTLFEAPSGKGNNYGQRIRGYVTAPVSGQYTFWVAGDDQAELYLSTTEDPAGKKKIAYTNSWTGAREWTKHSTQQSAKITLEAGKRYYIEALSKQEGGGDNLAVAWQLPNGTKEAPIAGNRLSEMGSKAPVVATSITAPVGKITLEKWNSVHGSTVSVIPVTTKPHHTQDLTSFEAPSNTGDNYGQRIRGYITAPESGQYTFWIAGDDKAELYLSTTEDPAKKQRIAYVSDWTGAREWTKRSGQQSAKITLEAGKRYYIEALHLEGGGGDNVAVAWQLPSGAKEAPIAGNRLSPLGESLENISALQVSEVSDSDAFFAQTTAYPNPFRDVVTLNFGDKEVELAEVVVLDQTGRVVYKESKLELVNNQLTFNLADLKTGLYFLKYTDKAGKSDSIKIVKE; translated from the coding sequence ATGAACACAAAAACCTCAAACCTGAGCAAGAGGGCAGGTAGAGCTGTAGTAGCTCAGCTTTTTGCCTACATTTTGTTCGTGCTTCTTCCTTCAACAGTATTAGCACAGTCTTATAGCGGTCCGCTAGTGATCACTAAAGGAGGAACTTACAAAGGTAATTGGGAGTCTAAAGACTCTGAGGTCGCCGCAGTAGAGATCAGAACCAGCGAGCCGGTCATCATTGAAAACTCGAACATTCGTGGTGCTGGTTACCTGATCAAGAGCTGGGGTTACTCTGTTAACCTGACTGTTCGCCACACAAATGGCTACGGTATTCAGCAGACACCGTGGAGAGATTACAAAAAACCTCGCCGCTTCGTAACAGTTAACAACTTCCAGAACCTAGTGGTGGAAAACTGCTACATGGAAAGCACTGCAGGTATCTACGCAGGTACTCGCTACGAAGGCGATAACTCTTCATCTGAAGGTATCCGTATCCGCTACAACGTTGCCAAAAACATTGATGGCCGTGTGTACGGTGGCGACAAAGAGCACTCTCAGTTTGTGCAGTTCAACTTTAAAGGTGCCATCCGTCACGCTGAGGTTGCCTGGAACCAGGTAATCAACGAGGCTGACAAGTCTCTTGTAGAGGATAACATCAACATCTACAACACTCGTGGCTTTGCAGGATCACCAATCCGTATCCACAACAACTACATCCAGGGAGCTTACCCTGCGCCAGCTAATGGCACCAAGTATTCAGGTGGTGGTATCATCACTGACGGTGACGCAGGCATCAATGACTGCCCTGCTTACATCGAAGCATACGAAAACCAGCTTATTGGTTTAGGTAACTACTCTATGGGTATTGCCGGTGGTAACAACATCCGCTATCACCACAACAGAGCTGTAAACGCTGCTACTTTCGACAACGGTTCTAAGTATAGCATGTATACTTCAGGCCTTTGGAGCAAGGACTATTATCACCAAAACACTACGTTCGCTAACTCAGTTGATAATAACGTAGTTGGTATTGTAGCATGGGGATACAACAACAATCGTAACGATGTCTCTGTAGCTGAGAACGCTGATTTCAAAAACAACACGTTCCTTCCAAACCCAATCACGAAGCAGTCTGAGAAGGACGAGTTCAGCATGTGGCAGAGCAAGCTAAGCAAGAACGGCATCGTTCTGGGACCTAATGGTTCAGCTAGCGCTACTCCAGCAAACCAGGCTCCTACTGTAGCTATCACATCTCCTACAGCTAATTCTAATGTTGCGTTCGGAACTTCAATTGTGATCAACGCAAACGCTAACGACACAGATGGTTCTGTAACAAAGGTAGAGTTCTACCAGGGTGCAGTTAAGCTAGGCGAAGACACAAGCGCTCCTTTTAGCTATACCTGGAACAATGTAGCCGTAGGAACATATTCCCTTACAGCCAAAGCTTACGACAACGCTGGTGCTTCAAAAACATCATCTGCAGTAAGTGTAAATGTTGAAAAACAAGTAGTTGAGGAGGCTCCTGTTGCTTCTACTGAGCAGGCACCTTCTTCTAACACAGCCGCTGGCACAGGAAAAATCACACACGACTTCTGGGCAAACATACATGGCGCAGGTGTTAGTGTGGTTCCCGTAAACCAGACGCCAACAAGCTCTTCTGAACTTACACTGTTCGAGGCTCCTAGTGGCAAAGGCAATAACTACGGTCAGCGTATCCGTGGCTACGTAACAGCTCCAGTGTCTGGCCAATATACTTTCTGGGTTGCTGGTGATGACCAGGCTGAACTATACCTGAGCACAACAGAAGACCCGGCAGGCAAGAAGAAAATAGCTTATACTAACAGCTGGACAGGTGCCCGTGAGTGGACAAAGCACAGCACACAGCAGTCAGCTAAAATCACACTGGAAGCTGGCAAGCGTTACTACATCGAGGCGTTGAGCAAGCAAGAAGGTGGTGGTGACAACCTGGCTGTAGCATGGCAGTTGCCAAACGGAACTAAAGAAGCTCCGATTGCAGGTAACAGATTGTCTGAAATGGGTAGCAAGGCTCCTGTAGTAGCAACATCCATCACTGCGCCAGTTGGCAAGATTACTCTTGAGAAGTGGAACAGTGTACACGGCAGCACCGTGAGCGTGATTCCGGTAACCACAAAGCCGCACCACACACAGGATCTGACTTCTTTTGAGGCTCCATCTAACACAGGTGATAACTATGGTCAGCGTATCCGCGGATACATTACAGCTCCTGAGTCTGGACAGTATACCTTCTGGATTGCAGGTGATGACAAAGCTGAGCTTTACCTGAGCACAACAGAAGACCCAGCGAAAAAGCAACGTATTGCCTACGTAAGCGACTGGACAGGTGCCCGTGAGTGGACAAAGCGCAGCGGACAGCAGTCAGCTAAAATCACACTGGAAGCTGGCAAGCGTTACTACATCGAAGCTCTGCACCTTGAAGGTGGTGGCGGTGACAACGTAGCCGTAGCGTGGCAGTTGCCAAGCGGTGCTAAAGAAGCTCCAATTGCAGGTAACAGACTGTCTCCACTTGGAGAGTCACTTGAGAATATCTCTGCCCTGCAGGTTTCTGAAGTATCGGACTCAGATGCATTCTTTGCACAGACTACAGCTTACCCTAACCCGTTCCGTGATGTAGTAACACTGAACTTCGGTGACAAAGAAGTAGAACTGGCTGAGGTAGTTGTGCTTGACCAAACTGGCCGCGTAGTTTACAAAGAGTCAAAGCTTGAGCTGGTTAACAACCAACTGACCTTCAACCTGGCTGATCTGAAAACTGGTCTGTACTTCCTGAAGTACACTGACAAAGCTGGTAAGAGCGATAGCATCAAGATCGTAAAAGAATAA
- a CDS encoding glycosyl hydrolase, which translates to MRSIEATFRHRSHSLLSGRGWLFAFAAAILLFLAIASLMRELNFSPKAAAPDYEGPLIITKGGTYSGNWESKDSDVAAVDVRTKEPVIIENSKIRGAGFLIRSQGYGANITVRNTEGYGLRPTPYTDYMKPRRFLAVDVFSNVVVEHCYMEETAGIYLGVEYTGNGSPEQTIKIRYNKALNINGQVYSGKDRVQFVQFNYRGEVPHAEIAWNEVINQPGVSAVEDNINIYNSRGTPQSPIRIHNNYIQGAFPYPLHLEEYSGGGIIADSPGTDSLRATAYVKVYENHLVGLGNYCLGIAGGNNIEMHHNRAVVAARFPSGKPYHFWTSGIWAKDYYKMSNTFDNSMHHNTLAVLGKDRTWRNEVYDSTFAAAAEYANHILPDSVTKDLEATEYDLWQEKLRSNRIKIGPLSHL; encoded by the coding sequence GTGAGGAGCATAGAAGCCACCTTCCGCCATCGCAGCCATTCGCTGCTAAGTGGCAGAGGGTGGCTTTTTGCTTTTGCGGCTGCCATTCTTTTGTTTTTGGCCATTGCAAGCCTGATGCGAGAGCTGAACTTCTCACCCAAGGCTGCGGCACCTGATTACGAAGGCCCTCTCATTATTACCAAAGGTGGCACCTACTCAGGCAATTGGGAGTCTAAAGACTCAGACGTAGCAGCGGTGGATGTTCGCACAAAAGAGCCGGTAATAATTGAAAATTCGAAAATAAGAGGGGCTGGCTTTCTAATCCGCAGCCAGGGCTATGGAGCTAATATAACTGTGCGCAATACGGAAGGTTATGGCCTCCGCCCCACTCCATACACTGACTACATGAAGCCTCGCCGCTTTCTTGCAGTAGATGTTTTTAGTAATGTAGTGGTAGAGCATTGCTATATGGAAGAGACAGCAGGCATCTACCTTGGCGTAGAGTATACTGGTAACGGAAGTCCAGAGCAGACCATAAAGATACGTTACAACAAGGCACTTAACATCAACGGACAGGTTTACAGCGGGAAAGACCGTGTGCAGTTTGTACAGTTTAACTACCGCGGCGAGGTACCTCATGCAGAGATAGCCTGGAATGAGGTGATAAATCAGCCAGGTGTATCTGCCGTAGAGGATAACATCAACATTTATAACTCCAGAGGTACGCCTCAGTCCCCTATCCGTATCCACAACAATTACATTCAGGGAGCTTTCCCTTACCCCCTTCACCTTGAAGAGTATTCTGGAGGAGGCATAATAGCAGACTCCCCCGGCACCGACTCACTCAGGGCAACAGCCTATGTAAAGGTGTACGAGAACCATCTGGTGGGGCTAGGCAACTACTGCCTGGGCATAGCGGGGGGCAACAACATTGAAATGCATCATAACCGGGCAGTTGTAGCAGCACGGTTTCCTAGTGGCAAGCCCTATCACTTCTGGACGAGTGGTATTTGGGCCAAAGACTACTACAAGATGAGTAACACCTTTGACAACAGCATGCACCACAATACTCTTGCTGTGCTTGGCAAGGACCGAACGTGGCGTAACGAAGTTTACGACAGCACATTCGCCGCCGCTGCAGAATATGCGAACCACATACTCCCTGACAGCGTGACCAAGGACTTAGAGGCAACAGAATACGACCTCTGGCAAGAAAAATTGCGATCTAACAGGATCAAAATAGGTCCCCTATCCCACTTATAA
- a CDS encoding glycosyltransferase family 2 protein, giving the protein MLYIVIPVFNRKNFTKECLLSLKRGTNQNFKVIVVDDGSTDGTAEMLREEFPEVEVLFGDGNLFWTASVNMGIKHALQQGADYVMTLNNDLEVAEGYIENTYKWMAQKPNAIIGALEMDAGTREPAFGGEIVDFKLNKVRHLLHELPKEKQVGLHAVSQLPGRGLLIPRAVFEKIGLLDQDRFPHYVADYDFTHTALRNGFELYVNYDAKLYTYPEESGERQNRQSKSLANFYKHLFDIKGGGNLRDFTRFTLKNCPTPYIPYYLANGYARRIFGYMLK; this is encoded by the coding sequence ATGCTATACATTGTTATACCTGTTTTTAATAGAAAGAACTTCACCAAAGAGTGCCTGCTGTCACTCAAGCGAGGCACCAACCAAAACTTTAAAGTAATTGTAGTGGACGATGGCTCCACCGATGGCACCGCAGAGATGCTGCGCGAAGAGTTTCCGGAAGTAGAAGTTCTCTTCGGAGACGGCAACCTATTCTGGACAGCCAGTGTGAATATGGGCATCAAACACGCCTTACAACAGGGAGCTGATTATGTGATGACGCTGAACAACGACCTGGAAGTAGCCGAAGGCTACATTGAGAACACTTATAAATGGATGGCCCAGAAGCCAAATGCCATTATTGGTGCATTGGAAATGGATGCCGGTACCCGTGAGCCAGCCTTTGGAGGCGAGATAGTAGATTTCAAGCTAAATAAAGTGCGTCACCTGCTGCATGAGCTGCCTAAAGAGAAACAGGTAGGGCTGCATGCTGTATCTCAGTTGCCGGGCCGCGGTCTGCTTATACCTCGCGCCGTCTTTGAAAAGATCGGCCTCCTGGATCAGGATAGATTCCCGCACTATGTGGCAGACTACGACTTTACCCACACAGCCTTGCGCAACGGGTTTGAGCTGTACGTCAATTACGATGCTAAGCTTTATACTTACCCGGAAGAGAGTGGTGAGCGCCAAAACCGCCAGAGCAAATCGCTGGCTAACTTCTACAAGCACCTTTTTGATATCAAAGGCGGTGGTAATCTTCGCGATTTTACCCGATTTACATTAAAGAACTGCCCAACTCCTTATATTCCATACTACCTGGCCAATGGTTACGCCCGTCGTATTTTTGGCTATATGCTGAAATAG
- a CDS encoding glycosyltransferase family 4 protein, translating to MKLLLSAYACEPYRGTELGNGWNWALSTAKLGHEVWCLTTVEGRESIEKEVEKLALPNLHIIFVELPAWIDKLFEYHLGFYPHYMYWQHRAYQKAKELDEKINFDLVHHVTIGSLQMGTALWRLNKPLIFGPTGGGQEAPRALKKYFYSGWKMEVLRKIISEALLVFNPNARKAMQHASLVLTTNQDTYDMAQRIGALNPKMFLDTSLPEDFYPEAYPERIPDETMKILWVGRLFARKGLPLVLAALSKVRPDVKFELTILGDGPMHDFVPRWIDEYKLHGKVSWKGQVPWDEVKRAYTQSDLFLFCSLRDSSAAQLLEAMAYGLPIVTLDLHGAQNLVPDEAGIKVPVSTPDQTANAIAAAVEKLYDQPLLRRKMGVSGYKFSKSQTWTVKTQHINEFYSKYSQVQPAELTVQH from the coding sequence ATGAAATTACTTTTATCTGCATATGCCTGCGAGCCCTACCGGGGCACCGAACTGGGCAACGGTTGGAACTGGGCACTGAGTACAGCCAAGCTTGGTCATGAAGTATGGTGCCTGACTACCGTGGAAGGCCGCGAAAGTATAGAAAAGGAAGTAGAGAAACTGGCCCTGCCCAACCTGCATATTATTTTTGTTGAGCTTCCGGCTTGGATAGACAAGCTGTTTGAGTACCACTTGGGCTTTTACCCACACTATATGTACTGGCAGCACCGAGCCTACCAAAAGGCAAAGGAGCTGGATGAGAAGATCAACTTTGACCTGGTGCACCACGTTACCATAGGCAGCTTACAAATGGGAACAGCGTTGTGGCGCTTGAACAAGCCTCTGATCTTTGGCCCGACAGGCGGTGGCCAGGAAGCCCCACGAGCGCTTAAGAAGTATTTCTACAGCGGGTGGAAAATGGAGGTTTTACGCAAGATTATCAGTGAAGCGCTACTGGTTTTCAACCCTAACGCCCGCAAAGCCATGCAACACGCCTCACTGGTGCTTACCACCAACCAGGACACTTACGACATGGCACAGCGCATCGGGGCACTTAACCCAAAGATGTTCCTAGACACTAGCCTGCCGGAGGATTTTTACCCGGAGGCATACCCGGAGCGCATTCCAGACGAAACCATGAAGATCTTATGGGTAGGTCGTTTGTTTGCAAGAAAGGGACTACCGCTGGTATTGGCGGCACTTAGCAAAGTAAGGCCGGACGTAAAGTTTGAGCTGACTATTTTAGGCGATGGCCCTATGCATGACTTTGTACCACGCTGGATAGACGAGTATAAACTACACGGGAAGGTAAGCTGGAAAGGCCAGGTACCTTGGGACGAGGTAAAGCGTGCCTACACGCAAAGTGATTTGTTCCTGTTCTGCAGCCTCCGCGACTCCAGTGCTGCCCAGCTTTTGGAGGCAATGGCTTATGGCCTGCCTATCGTGACCCTGGACCTGCACGGTGCTCAGAACCTGGTGCCGGATGAAGCAGGTATAAAAGTACCTGTTTCTACCCCAGATCAAACAGCAAACGCTATTGCTGCTGCCGTAGAGAAACTGTACGACCAACCGCTGCTGCGCCGCAAAATGGGCGTTTCCGGCTACAAGTTCTCCAAGTCTCAGACCTGGACAGTAAAGACACAACACATAAACGAGTTTTACAGTAAGTATAGCCAGGTCCAGCCTGCCGAACTAACTGTTCAACATTAG
- a CDS encoding O-antigen ligase family protein — MKLNYSFLFAIPLALILIMDQMFIELASPNDEMGQGALLNMIVKGMAGVSILYCCLFFKRMSNYMKFAFFLLMLYVGALAFESKYFYGSFMVYPHVFVKVLIFAYSFFVYTFYKGNYHLNMKHIVWFILAGFWLNVLLVNPHTLSVSAFTNHERGVYSTSVYMLVVPFLYFLSNYFYNGKFMSLFWSFFVLFAIFFFQHRTVWISTAFVLVVYYLLIRLKTDKPINFLTKLLPIGTIVGVLAIIASGFILSIHPEIIDKVQESFSDIENFESQGTGGWRYQQWLSYLPFIQDNFLLGMRFEGFELPIQFYRDDIDAPVFEDGNGHHFHSFYVEIFFYTGLIGFLLYLLIGLYPIVKAIRQRVLTINQIILVAFVSSGFIFGISYVLPVFFYGVLGWAIAAIEMEKVTYSTFVRESGMRMKARRLDRKQELQTL; from the coding sequence ATGAAACTGAACTACTCTTTTCTATTTGCTATACCCTTGGCCCTGATCCTAATCATGGACCAGATGTTTATAGAACTGGCAAGCCCTAATGACGAGATGGGACAAGGTGCCCTGCTAAACATGATCGTGAAGGGCATGGCAGGGGTCTCCATACTTTACTGCTGCCTGTTCTTTAAGCGGATGTCGAACTATATGAAGTTCGCATTTTTCCTTCTCATGCTTTATGTAGGGGCGCTTGCATTTGAATCAAAGTACTTCTATGGCTCTTTTATGGTGTACCCACACGTGTTCGTGAAGGTACTCATCTTTGCCTACAGCTTCTTTGTGTATACTTTTTATAAGGGCAACTACCACCTCAACATGAAGCACATTGTGTGGTTTATACTTGCAGGCTTCTGGCTAAACGTGCTGCTTGTAAACCCACATACTTTAAGCGTATCAGCGTTTACCAACCATGAGCGCGGGGTTTACTCCACTTCAGTATACATGCTCGTCGTACCTTTTCTGTACTTCCTGAGCAACTATTTCTACAATGGCAAGTTCATGAGCCTGTTCTGGTCTTTCTTTGTGCTGTTTGCCATTTTCTTTTTCCAGCACCGTACCGTCTGGATATCAACGGCCTTTGTACTGGTAGTTTATTACTTACTGATCCGGCTTAAAACAGATAAACCAATCAATTTCCTGACAAAGCTGCTACCAATAGGTACCATTGTGGGTGTTCTGGCCATTATTGCCAGTGGTTTTATACTTTCTATACACCCCGAGATTATAGACAAGGTACAGGAGAGCTTCTCGGACATTGAGAACTTTGAGAGCCAAGGCACTGGCGGATGGCGTTACCAGCAGTGGCTCTCATACTTGCCTTTTATCCAGGATAACTTTCTGCTGGGCATGCGCTTTGAAGGATTTGAGCTGCCTATTCAGTTTTACCGCGATGATATTGATGCTCCGGTGTTCGAGGATGGCAACGGGCATCACTTCCACAGCTTTTATGTAGAGATCTTCTTCTACACCGGTTTAATAGGTTTTTTATTATACCTGCTCATAGGCCTATACCCAATCGTGAAGGCAATACGCCAGCGGGTGCTTACTATTAACCAAATCATATTGGTGGCTTTTGTTAGCAGTGGCTTCATCTTCGGTATCTCTTATGTACTGCCTGTTTTCTTCTATGGCGTTCTAGGCTGGGCTATTGCTGCCATAGAGATGGAAAAAGTAACCTATTCAACCTTTGTTAGGGAATCAGGTATGCGGATGAAGGCCCGGCGCCTGGATCGGAAACAAGAGCTGCAAACTCTTTAA
- a CDS encoding glycosyltransferase family 4 protein, translated as MTIGVCGPIDLRLLDWELKGQDFPETNSFPLPTHFINALLHRGYDVVAYTNSPHIKESMVIEGKHLKVCIAPQRPQPGRRFFLFEVKELQKLIESHPADLMSAFWSYEYSWAALRTGIPTVVSLHDVALQILLQHRDMFRLVRWAINYIVVSKAKHLIANSSYTYNMLDRGTRRKTKIINNFYTSELEESLQQPEQKGNYITSVSMGFSHRKNISTALHAFAMVRQKHPKLEYHLLGAGMEPDGEAQQYAREHALEDGVKFLGVQPFDVVLHEISHAKALLHPAREESFGMVLLEAMVSHTPVIGGSKSGYVPTLLNGGKAGLLCDINSPAAIADCVLKLVEDERLRNELVKQAYAFARDNYSEEVIVQQHLDYYAQVLGKPLTPKRSSTKKYKSAIVGA; from the coding sequence ATGACCATAGGAGTTTGCGGACCAATAGACCTGAGATTGTTGGATTGGGAGTTAAAAGGACAGGATTTCCCGGAAACGAATTCATTTCCACTGCCTACACATTTTATCAACGCCTTACTGCACCGTGGCTATGACGTTGTTGCTTATACTAACTCTCCTCATATAAAAGAATCCATGGTGATAGAGGGCAAGCACCTAAAGGTATGTATTGCGCCACAGCGCCCTCAGCCAGGCCGTCGCTTCTTTTTGTTTGAAGTGAAGGAGCTACAAAAGCTTATAGAGAGCCATCCGGCAGACTTAATGAGTGCCTTTTGGTCTTATGAATATTCATGGGCGGCCCTCAGAACAGGTATCCCTACAGTGGTAAGCCTGCACGATGTGGCACTTCAGATACTGCTGCAGCACCGAGATATGTTCCGGTTGGTACGCTGGGCCATCAATTACATTGTAGTTTCCAAGGCCAAGCATCTTATTGCTAACTCCAGCTATACTTATAACATGCTGGACAGAGGCACCAGAAGGAAAACCAAGATCATTAATAACTTCTATACTTCAGAGCTGGAGGAAAGCCTGCAGCAGCCCGAGCAGAAGGGGAATTATATTACCTCCGTCTCCATGGGCTTTTCGCACCGCAAAAACATCAGCACGGCACTTCATGCCTTTGCAATGGTACGCCAGAAGCACCCTAAGCTAGAGTACCACCTGTTGGGTGCTGGTATGGAGCCTGACGGCGAGGCGCAGCAGTACGCACGGGAGCATGCTCTGGAGGATGGTGTAAAGTTCTTAGGTGTACAACCTTTTGATGTGGTACTGCATGAGATTAGCCACGCCAAAGCACTGCTGCACCCTGCACGGGAAGAGTCCTTTGGAATGGTTCTGCTAGAGGCCATGGTATCGCACACGCCAGTTATTGGCGGCAGTAAGAGCGGCTATGTGCCTACCCTACTCAACGGCGGTAAAGCCGGCTTGCTCTGCGACATCAACTCACCTGCTGCCATTGCTGATTGTGTTTTGAAACTAGTAGAAGACGAGCGGTTGCGCAATGAGCTTGTAAAGCAGGCCTATGCCTTTGCCCGTGATAACTACTCGGAAGAAGTGATTGTGCAACAGCACCTGGACTATTATGCGCAAGTACTGGGAAAGCCTTTAACACCGAAGCGCAGCAGTACGAAGAAATATAAAAGCGCTATTGTGGGAGCCTAA
- a CDS encoding lipopolysaccharide biosynthesis protein produces MSKNLASKAVSGLKWGSASTIANAVMQIGYTSAMARLLAPEAFGLVAISSVILRFGSYFANMGLTKALVQKEELEPQHIRAAFTASLVLGLLFTGITWLLAPFAADFFGNPDVTPIVQVMALSFLISGVSVTSLSLLERDMRFKLISIIEMAAYVISYLGAGIVLAYLDFGVWSLIYATLLQATLSAIGAYAAVRHSVVPQLNLAPYKPLFSYGSRMSFISLLEFLSQEFGTILIGRVLGSYKLGLYNRAYMLVNLPMYMLTRTFTKVVFPSFSKIQNDIQKLGRIYLSSITLLAAIVIPACFGISVAAPELVRIVLGEQWGESVPVLQVLSIGIALSFITMFAGIVCDAKAVLNIKIVLNVVFILVIGGLFYLLREFGLVGFAFAVLIGELVRMAMYQRVMHRVLELSYRQQLSIYLPGVLNGVLVAGGIYLVSSLLRSADTPVAITFAAQALTGGVLLLVLTLLFPHKLLRAELQMVFNKMGMSGNGDSPISRIIQKYKVHILKEA; encoded by the coding sequence ATGAGTAAAAATTTAGCCTCCAAAGCTGTAAGCGGCCTGAAGTGGGGATCGGCCTCCACCATTGCCAACGCAGTTATGCAGATTGGCTATACTTCGGCCATGGCTCGCCTATTGGCACCAGAGGCTTTCGGTTTGGTGGCAATATCAAGCGTTATTCTTCGCTTTGGCAGCTACTTTGCTAACATGGGGCTAACGAAGGCTCTTGTGCAGAAAGAGGAGCTGGAGCCACAGCATATACGGGCAGCTTTTACAGCCTCACTCGTACTTGGCCTGCTGTTTACAGGGATTACCTGGCTATTAGCACCTTTCGCCGCCGACTTTTTCGGGAATCCTGATGTTACGCCCATTGTGCAGGTTATGGCCCTGTCGTTTCTAATCAGTGGCGTATCTGTTACTTCGCTTAGCCTGCTGGAGCGTGACATGCGGTTCAAGCTTATCAGCATTATAGAAATGGCGGCTTATGTTATCTCCTACCTTGGGGCAGGCATTGTACTCGCCTATCTCGACTTCGGCGTTTGGAGCTTGATCTATGCTACTCTGCTGCAGGCGACTTTATCTGCCATAGGCGCTTATGCAGCCGTGCGACACAGCGTGGTGCCACAGCTTAATCTGGCGCCTTACAAGCCCCTGTTCAGTTATGGCAGCCGCATGTCGTTCATTAGCCTTCTGGAGTTCTTGAGCCAGGAATTCGGCACTATACTTATTGGTCGCGTACTGGGTTCGTATAAGCTGGGTTTGTACAACCGCGCTTACATGCTGGTAAACCTGCCTATGTATATGCTCACGCGCACTTTTACTAAGGTGGTATTCCCTAGCTTCAGTAAGATTCAAAACGATATTCAGAAGCTGGGCAGGATCTACTTATCAAGTATAACATTGTTGGCGGCTATTGTGATACCGGCTTGCTTCGGCATTTCGGTAGCTGCGCCCGAACTGGTAAGAATTGTACTGGGCGAGCAATGGGGAGAGTCAGTACCCGTGCTGCAAGTGCTGAGCATAGGCATCGCCCTGAGCTTCATCACCATGTTTGCTGGTATCGTTTGCGACGCTAAGGCCGTATTAAACATCAAGATCGTACTTAATGTCGTGTTTATACTTGTGATAGGAGGCTTGTTCTACCTGCTCCGAGAGTTTGGATTAGTAGGATTTGCCTTTGCCGTTTTGATCGGTGAACTGGTACGCATGGCGATGTACCAACGGGTAATGCATAGAGTATTGGAGCTGTCTTACCGGCAGCAGCTGTCTATATACCTTCCGGGTGTATTAAATGGTGTGCTGGTAGCCGGCGGCATTTACCTGGTAAGTTCACTTCTGCGCAGTGCAGATACTCCGGTTGCAATCACTTTTGCAGCGCAAGCTTTAACAGGAGGTGTACTGTTGCTAGTGTTAACCCTGCTCTTCCCGCACAAGCTGCTGCGAGCTGAGTTGCAAATGGTGTTTAACAAAATGGGCATGAGCGGCAATGGTGACAGTCCCATCAGCCGTATTATACAGAAGTATAAAGTTCACATTCTAAAAGAAGCATAG